GCAAGGTGTATACTTAGTAATTAGGCCTAGGAGTGCTCTTactaattaggcctaggtgtatCCTGACTAGGTATGTCTATACTAATTaggtctatgtgtgtgtgcgcgtgtgtgtatggGAGGCTTTGCGGGCATGCATTTTACGCACGTACATACAGCCATAcgtacacgcacacagacacacacatacaaacacgtacacacagacaTGAAGCAAATACGTACATAGCAGAACAGTGCAAGCAGGCATGTATGTACGTTTTTTGGTGTACGTttcttatgtacacacacacacacacacacacacacacacacacacacacacacacacacacacacacacacacacacacatgtacatacgtatgtatgtatgtacgtactcgtacatacatatcTGTTAGAGAGAAAGATACAATTCTACAGATATTGATAGGTggggagaaagtgtgtgtgtgtgtgtgtgtgtgtgtgtgtgtgtgtgtgtgtgtgtgtgtgaaaagtgtACATGCAAATagcctttcacacacacacacacacacacacacacacacacacacacacacacacacacacacacacacaaattctctctctctctctctctctctctctctctctctctctctctctctctctctctctctctctctctctctctctctctctctctctctctgacctattttattttctaattatgTCTCGTTCATTGTCTTCAGTATTTAGCTACACATAaatctgtctttatttattctctctctctctctctctctctctctctctctctctctctctctctctctctctctctctctctctctctctctctctctcttattcgttTTTTCTCCATGCCTAATACAACAAtactcgtaatagtagtagtagtagtagtagtagtagtagtagtaatgagaaaaaaaatgtaactttcTTAGTATTTGTGGTAGAATTATAAATCGAGTTTCATTTTAGGTGtacattttccaacatttcttaTCATGAAATCAGAAATGTCCTACATCTGATAAATTTATAGGTAGCGGCTTCAGTCACAGACACTTTCCGGGCAAGAAAGGCATTATGCGACCGTTCCCGTGAGAAAAACCGttagctgtctctctctctctctctctctctctctctctctctctctctctctctctctctctctccttataatcttattctttttttccaaacctattaaaataataacataatagtgtagtaatagtagtagtagtagtagtaatagtagtagtagcagtagtagtggtattagtcagttagtcagtcagtcactcagtcagttagtcagtcagtcagtcagtcactcggtcagttagtcagtcagtcagtcagttagtcagtcagtcagtcagtcagtcagtcagtcagtcagtcactcggtcagttagtcagtcagtcagtcagtcagtcagtcactcggtcagttagtcagtcagtcagtcagtcagtcagtcactcggtcagttagtcagtcagtcagtcagtcagtcagtcactcggtcagttagtcagtcagtcagtcagtcactcggtcagttagtcagtcagtccgtcagtcagtcagtcactcggtcagttagtcagtcagtcagtcagtcagtcagtcagtcactcggtcagttagtcagtcagtcagtcagtcactcggtcagttagtcagtcagtcagtcagtcagtcagtcactcggtcagttagttagtcagtcagtcagtcagtcagtcagtcagtcagtcactcggtcagttagtcagtcagtcagtcagtcagtcagtcagtcagtcactcggtcagttagtcagtcagtcagtcagtcagtcagtcagtcagtcactcggtcagttagtcagtcagtcagtcagtcagtcactcggtcagttagttagtcagtcagtcagtcagtcagtcactcggtcagtcagtcagtcactcggtcagttagttagtcagtcagtcagtcagtcagtcagtcactcggtcagttagtcagtcagtcagtcagtcactcggtcagttagtcagtcagtcagtcagtcagtcagtcactcggtcagttagtcagtcagtcagtcagtcagtcactcggtcagttagtcagtcagtcagtcagttagtcagtcagtcagtcagtcagtcattctctctctctctctctctctctctctctctctctctctctctctctctctctctctctctctctctctctctctctctctctcctattgtagagagagagaatgattttcttcgtaattccttcattgttaagcttcaaaattctctctctctctctctctctctctctctctctctctctctctctctctctctctctctctctctctctctctctctctctctctctctctcaataatggaAGTAAattgccttaaaaaaaaactaatgaaatTGTGTctggaatgagaaagagagagagagagagagagagagagagagagagagagagagagagagagagagagatttaaaaaagatctcgtaataataataataataataataataataataataataataataataataataataatcagctTATTAAGACTAGTTCGGATcaagtttgtctctctctctctctctctctctctctctctctctctctctctctctctctctctctctctctctctcattccagacGCAATTTCGTTAGTTTTTAAGGcgtttattactactgctgctgctactactactactactactactactactactactactactactactactactactactactactgctactactactactactactactactactactactactactactactactactgctgctgctgctgctgctgctgctgctgctgctactactgctactaccactactactactgctactactactactactactactactactactactactactactactactactactactacttactactactactactactgctactactactactactactactactactactactactactgctactactactactactactactactcttactactactactactactgctactactactactactactactactactactactgctgctgctgctgctgctgctgctgctgctgctctctctctctctctctctctctctctctctctctctctctctctctctctctctctctctctctctctctctctctctctctctctctctctctctctctctctctctctctctgccttgatGAAATGTTGGCAGGTAATTTCCTGCAATGCAACACAATATCGAACACTTAAAATTTAGGCTTTAATACAAAGAGCTGGTCTTATTTTTGTCATGCTGTACTTCGTTCACTAAAAAACAAATGTGTTGACTCAAAAAAGCTTAAGAATATTGGAATAGCATTATAAAACCAGTTCAATATTCATAATCAAAGAAACCAGTGTGTTGTAAGCCTGTTATAACcatatcttgaaaaaaaaaatacacaaaacacaaataacatACCCAAACTAAAtctaaatacaataaataaataaataaataaacccaataaaataaaatgagacatagacaaggagaaaatacgataaacaataataaaaataaatacgaagCCAGCGCCACTCACCCGAACACTAGGATTTGAGATTTTACAAATGGTGagattattacttttctttccttattagcGGAATTTCCCAGTAATTATGGACAGCCAAAAAAAacccaacaaaataaaaatacacacatacacaagcaggaaatacgaaaaacattaataatactaaAGACGAAGCCAGCGCCATATTCACCCGAACACTTGGACTCAGCCAGACGCCGGTGTTTGGAGACTTTACAAATGGTGAGATTATGACGCTTTTCCTTGTTATTGGAGGCATTTCTCAGTACCCAGGGAGAGTGGGGGCGCCATGAATACCCGGGGGTGGCGTGGGGGGCGGCGGGGGCccgggaaataagagaaaaactgaggtgctggtgttttgtttacagTACACGtcctgtgttgtttttttttttcgtgtttgtaaCTTGGTGTTTATTTAGTGTGCTGGTGTTTGCGtgtgtccaggtgtgtgtgtgtgtgtgtgtgtgtgtgtgtgtgtgtgtgtgtgtgtgtgtgtgccagattGTATTCACTGATAAACACACTACACCTTTGTATTATGAAAACAATGCCAATAAGTTTTCAGTGTGGTTTTTGCTGTCATGTATATAAAAACACTGTGACactcaaaggaagagaaatgtaaGTGTTTTTCTGACACTAAACCTTACTTTCAAAAGATTTAATGTTTAATGAAATAAGCATGCTTGATATTGAcactaaaaggagagaaatatgatGCTGTTAGTGAGGGTGATAGATAATTATAGTGATAGTAAGAGTGAACGAGTAAGGGTGAGGGTGAAGAGTGACAAGTATTAGTGAGGGTGGGAATGAAGAGTGATAGATATCATAGTGAGAGTGAAGGTAGATATTTTAGTGAACTACCAGAAGTAGCTCTCCTTACTGGACTGTTCAAACACAAGCCAGATGAAATGTCATCAAGCCAAGCCCACCACTAGTACTGACTGTGTACAGtgtcctaacacacacacacacacacacacacacacacactataagccTCTAGTTAGCATTGACACGCAGCAGACTGTTAAATAATGAAGCTCAGGtgaccacaaaacacacacacacacacacactcacacacacacattcattcatctaccattgTTCATAATAAAGGTGTTTCTTAGAGTGAGAAGTGAGCAGAGGCAGCAATGGGCCACCTGAGAAATCATATTAAAAGAGCTAGGAAAGGATTAGATATTgataggcagacaggcagggcaGTTAGTTGTGGGCTGAGCAACAGAGAGCATTGTTTATATCTGCTGGTAGTTACAATAATAACATTTGGGGCCAGTATTCTgaaccactttctctctctctctctctctctctctctctctctctctctctctctctctctctctctctctctctctctctctctctctctctctctctctctctctctctctctctcaccatgactattttccaagggcacaaagatgattagctaaGTTGtcaagtgtttctcttgttgttgatgtaaaatcttgttaatctctcactaaaagtaataaaaacagtcttgaaaaccccggtagattcaccatgactattttcaaagcccacagagatgattagctaggttctcaagagtgtttctcctgttaataatgtagaaatcttgttaatctgtcactagaaccttaaaaacattgTTAAAGTCTCATgcaacttcaagtagagcctttgaaaagtagtggaggtgcagcacaGGAGTCTTTCAGAATATAGGCCTAGTTTGTGGTCCATCAGTGgtccagggagggagggagggattcgTTGATGGCAAGTTATCATATATACAGAGGTACAGTCCCATTATGAACAGACACTGATGCAAAATTGGTGCAATGTTGGCAATAGTCTCTGTCAAGGTGTTTGGATGTATGGATGTGGGTATTGGAACCTAAAGCATCAGGGATTGTGGTGTGGTATGTACAGGGTAGTgtttgtggtagtggttgtagttgtggAGTTAGCAGGCAAGGGAGGACTGAGTTAAGGTGTTgtggaaggtgtgaggtgtaTTGTATGGGAGAGGAAATGTTGATGTGAGCAGTTAGAGGgtctgctgttactgctgctgctgttaaacTTTATGTGTGGGACAGGCAGAAAACACTTACAGGTCTATACATCCTTCAGGACCACATGTGTACtaacatatacatacaaaactGAATACATATCATACAAGGGTACATACAAGCTTTATACAAAGATACTGCACCAAGTATTATAACCTTCctaacaacagtaacatcactcatctcctcaagtGAAAGTCGGACTGgtcttctggtattgaccctaagtcTTTTGATGtcccccatcaactttttcttcattaacttttgcaacattgaCAGCCTTTcacctatttttcctctctcctttactaaactactgttctctctcctctactaacctaacctaacctaacctaacctcctgaAGTGAAAGTGAGATGCCTTGCCCTTTTGTGACttgctgaccaccaccaccaccaccaccaaatttCACATAGGAAAACTATGCCCTTGTTATTGTTAGCcttcagtaaacacacacacacacacacacacacacacacacacacacacacacacacacacacacacacacacacacacacacacacacacacacacacacatgtacattttcagtttgttgactgcctaaagaataaaccgtttattattattattattattattattattattattattacacacacagttgcataataattatatattaaaaaaatatatttcattttttcttcattgtttgtttgtttgtttgtttatttgtttgtttatttgttttcattctttctcttcgttttccttaagaattttcattttgctttaagaataaatcaataataaattggaattttttttgtgtgtgttctctctctctctctctctctctctctctctctctctctctctctctctctctctctctctctctctctctctctctctctctctctctctctctctgtgtttgtgcgtgtaaatgaaagaaaaagagaaaaaaaagaaatgtggttaaaaaaaacaaaattttaaagaaaggaaaaatttttaAAGAAAGTGGGAAAAGTGAAAgtttggaaaagaaaattaagaaaagaaccatttaagtgaaagtagtagtagtagtagtagtagtagtagtagtagtagtagtagtagcagccgGATAAATTgtaatactcctcctcctcctcttccttctcctcctgtctttAATATTTCACAAACATGCACTAAGTTtattatcactctctctctctctctctctctctctctctctctctctctctctctctctctctctctctctctctctctctctctctctctctctctctctctctctctctctctctctctctctctctctcctcctcctcctcctcctcctcctcctcctcctcctcctcctcctcctcctcctcctcctcctcctcccctctataTATGAGAGTCCAAAATCGATAAATATACCCataattctttgtgtgtgtgtgtgtgtgtgtgtgtatgagagagagagagagagagagagagtcgtgataATTTTAACAATATGTCAATAGGAAAtaggagcacgaggaggaggaggaggacgaggaagagtaggaggaggaggaggagaaaagggaagattcAGGTATattttgggggaggaggaggaagaaggtagaAAGACAGTATTGAGGGGAACAAAATTagctgtccctcctcctcctcctcctcctcctcctcctcctcctcctcctcctcctcctcctcctcctcctcctcctcctcctcctcctcctcctcctcctcctcatcttcctcctcctctcccttctcttcctccatgacGCTggttaaggaggaagaggaggaggaggaggattttgaTAAGAataacctctcctcctcctcctcctcctcctcctcctcctcctcctcctcctcctcctcctcctcctcctcctcctcttcctcattatcaccatcaccactctaaCTAACCCATTCCTCCCATTACAGTTGCCAATAGGATGTACCAGAAGACAGTGTATGGGATGGCTGCCCGTCTCCCATTCAGCTACACGGGGGCGGTGGTGCTGGGCTCGGtaagtgatgggtgatggggaagaaatgggtaatgggggaaaaataatgtgtttttttattattattttgattgtcttttttttgtttaattgtattttttgaTGGGTAAGGAATGGGTGATGGGGaagaaatgttttatttatatatatatttatttatttatttatttatttatttatttatttatttatttatttattcattaatttcctcctcctcctcctcctcctcctcctcctcctcctcctcctcctcctcctcctcctcctcctccttcacccacagAACATCAGCAGCACCTTTAAGTCCACCATCAACAtcacacctcaaaacacacccaaacacacccaaaatcCTTAAAATACACCAAGAAAAAGacacataattaattaatgaaccTTTTacctactttattattattattattattattattattattattattattattattattattattattattattattataattattttatgcTTTGAATCACATCATAaggctctcactcactctcacatacacacacgcacgcacacacactcaccgtcACTTCCTCCCACAGCACTTATTCCATTACCACGACGCGATGCACAACAGGGTGAAAAAAATCCTCAAAGAACGACAGAAGGAAGCCGAGGACTCCTTAGTGGCACACCTTCAAGTCTGCCTTCCCTCAGCTGTTCAACGTATTCATGGCCTTTGTGACTTTGGCAATCTTCCCTGCAGGCCTGGCGGGTATGTTTGGGGCTGGGAGATGCTGGGGAGAACTGGGAGGAGCTGGGAGGGGCTAGATGCTGGAGAGGAGTGGCTGAGATGAATTGGAAAGGGTTAGGATAGGTTGGGATGAATTTAGATAGGCTGAGatgtactgggagaggctgggatggactgggagaggctgcaATGAAGAAACATTTCAATatatttcacctttctttctcttaacccCTTGATCCTTATAAATATGTGTTGAGatgtactgggagaggctgggatggactgggagaggctgcaATGAAGAAACATTTCAATatatttcacctttctttctcttaacccCTTGATCCTTATAAATATGTGTTGAATCCCCTCACTTAACAAGATATAAATCACTCAGCTCTCCCAGATTAGTGAGGCTTAATTTTCCCTCTAAtatccctgcctctctctctctctctctctctctctctctctctctctctctctctctctctctctctctctctctctctctctctctctctctctctctctctctctctctctctctctctctctctctctctctctctctctctctctctctctctctctctctctctctctctctcacaggtcaagccacacactcactctctctctccctcacaggtCAAGGTATGGGAAgcatcaccccttcaccccagaCACCCTCCCCACACCCCAGGCCCCACACACCCCTGGGGAGAGGCAGGAACACACCCCAAACAGCTGTCATGTCTCAAAATCAAATCAAAGGGAATTTTTGAAGACTTGGGGTTCAGACAGTGGTACCCCTGCTTCTCCCCCAACCCCACACCCCGGACGCCCCTCCATGCCACCCCGTGGACACCCTGGGGGAGGCTGTCGCACCCCATGCACCCCACACACCCCATGAATGCCGACAGTGCGTGCCCAGAGTTGCATCACAGCTTGAGATTAAGTCAAAACGCAAGCCTGGACCCAGTTGACTTCACACAGTCTTCTCAGCCCTCCCACAGCCTTTGACAGCCTCCCACAGTGCATCACAGCCTCCTACAGCATTGGATGCCAGAACACAGCACACCAATCCTTCCCACAGTGGCCAGAAACAGCACACAGCAAAATGGTTAACCAGAATGAACAGACACACGAACtgacacacatagacacagcgCCAAACGCCATAGAGCCAACGCACAGCATCCCACAGCAGCCAGGGGGACAGCACAGCATCACGGACTCCCCAGACACCCTCAGAacaccacagcacacagcacaggATGAAATATTAAGCTTAGCCTTTGCATCACCTGTCATAAACAGCACTGGGGGAGATGACAGCACACAGTGGCACACAGCAGGGACCCAGGGACTAGTGAGGACTGAACAGCAAGCCACAGCATCACCACACCCTGTGGATGCTGTGAGGGAAGCAGGACGACCACACACAAGGCACAAGATTGAGAAACGGACAGAAAGAGGAACCATCAATTCGAAGGATCATTTTAAAACAAGACTCATAacttctgctgctacttctgctgctactactgctactattactgcggCTACTGCTATAGGGGGTGCATCTGTGTCCTCCAGCAATATTTACCAGTGTATCGAGACTTAGACAAGACTTCACCATTAAACAAGATGAAAATCTCGgaacagggaaggagaaaaataactcggagaacgagaaggacaagaggaaggcgcgacactgacacacaaacgcacacacacacacaaaacggaAGCCACTACAGGCTTTAGACCTCTCATGTGACTCTGGCAACAGTGATCCCAGTGTTACCAAACCCCTGTGTGACTCTAGGAGCGCGGACAGCTGGAAACAAGGGCTGGGGAGGCCGGGAGTGAGGTCAGGGGTCACAGGAGAGGGAAACagtgctcttcctcttcctcctcgctgcAGTTCAGGTCACCACAGCCTTGCCGCAGCCAGCCACACCCACCACGGGCCTCCACACACCCTCACGCAGCAGTGCCAAGGCTGGACACAGCACTGCACAGCCCAGAACAGTCTATGCCTAATTCTCTAGTCATTTATATTCAGAATTTAAGTAAGTTTGGTGGGTTGTGtctatttttgttatcattattattattattattattattattattattattattattattattattattattattattattattactcatttCTAATataatctttcctctctctctaccaccaccaccaccatcaccacagccccCCTTGTGAGGACagcgactaccaccaccaccaccaccagcacagccaaGTAGATGCAGACACAGAAGAAGggtttgtaataataataataataatgtttaaaaataatcaaattgAAAATAttgagataaaaaggaagatttctctctctctctctctctctctctctctctctctctctctctctctctctctctctctctctctctctctctctctctctctctctctctctctctctctctctctctctctctctctctctctctctctctctctctctctctctctctctctctctctctctcacactccctctctcctgcagaTAAGATCACATGACCTCTCCCACACCCTTGACCTGACCATGTAACTGGCCAGGACCATACTGAGGCGATCTGA
This window of the Scylla paramamosain isolate STU-SP2022 chromosome 1, ASM3559412v1, whole genome shotgun sequence genome carries:
- the LOC135106665 gene encoding uncharacterized protein LOC135106665, with product MAPQVPAFEVKLATDSAFKLTWVQRILKSVEDQILTRTGWHLTVFNRSRYGKHHPFTPDTLPTPQAPHTPGERQEHTPNSCHVSKSNQREFLKTWGSDSGTPASPPTPHPGRPSMPPRGHPGGGCRTPCTPHTP